In the genome of Treponema sp. J25, one region contains:
- a CDS encoding extracellular solute-binding protein — translation MKKLLLALVAVSLLVLGCAKGQGAGKAEPKQLVVWSFTDEVKNMIDKYYGPAHPDVKTEYSLTPTDQFPNKLDPVLASGQGAPDVFALEAAFVRKYIESGLLLDITDVAEEVKSKMYEYPIKVGTYNGKVYGLSWQVTPGALFYRRSLAKKYLGTDDPAKVQEYFANLNKFLETAELLKQKSKGTCVVVSSIGDLFKPFQGARKQPWVVDGKLVIDPAMLAYMDIAKTLKDKGYEGRVGQWSEGWFAGMKGELKNEKGQLIEVFSYFLPTWGLHYVLKTNAPDTKGDWAMIQGPASYFWGGTWLAAYKGTKSPNLAKEFIKYLATSDEFLTKWAKDTGDMVSNKNVVNAIKDTYSEEFLGGQNHYAAFASMVDPIDGSLMQGTDQAIESLFNEAVTAYINGEKTKEKALEDFKAQVKNTLGIDS, via the coding sequence ATGAAAAAGCTACTCTTAGCTTTGGTCGCGGTTTCGCTCCTCGTGCTCGGGTGTGCGAAAGGACAGGGGGCCGGCAAGGCGGAGCCCAAACAGCTCGTCGTATGGTCCTTTACGGACGAAGTAAAGAACATGATTGATAAATACTATGGTCCGGCACATCCCGATGTAAAGACCGAATATTCTCTTACCCCCACCGATCAGTTCCCCAACAAATTGGACCCCGTTCTTGCTTCTGGTCAGGGTGCTCCTGATGTATTTGCTCTGGAAGCGGCCTTTGTTCGCAAGTACATCGAGTCGGGACTCCTGCTTGATATTACCGATGTGGCAGAAGAAGTAAAATCCAAGATGTATGAATACCCCATTAAGGTAGGAACCTATAATGGTAAGGTCTACGGACTTTCCTGGCAGGTAACGCCCGGTGCTCTGTTCTATCGCCGAAGCCTTGCGAAAAAATATCTTGGTACCGATGATCCCGCCAAGGTTCAGGAATATTTTGCCAACCTTAACAAGTTCCTCGAAACTGCGGAGCTCTTAAAACAAAAATCCAAAGGTACCTGTGTGGTAGTTTCCTCCATCGGTGACCTCTTTAAACCCTTCCAGGGCGCCCGCAAACAGCCGTGGGTAGTAGATGGAAAACTCGTTATTGATCCCGCCATGTTGGCCTATATGGATATTGCGAAGACCCTCAAAGATAAGGGATATGAAGGTCGGGTTGGTCAGTGGTCAGAAGGATGGTTCGCCGGTATGAAGGGTGAGTTGAAGAATGAAAAGGGTCAGCTCATTGAGGTCTTCTCCTACTTCCTGCCTACCTGGGGACTCCACTATGTCTTAAAGACCAATGCTCCTGATACCAAGGGTGACTGGGCAATGATCCAGGGTCCCGCTTCGTACTTCTGGGGTGGTACCTGGCTTGCGGCTTATAAGGGTACCAAATCCCCCAACCTGGCAAAGGAATTTATTAAATACCTTGCAACGAGCGATGAATTCCTGACCAAGTGGGCAAAGGATACGGGGGACATGGTCTCCAATAAGAATGTGGTCAATGCGATTAAAGACACCTATTCTGAAGAGTTCCTGGGTGGGCAGAATCACTATGCGGCCTTTGCAAGCATGGTGGATCCCATTGATGGAAGCCTCATGCAGGGTACCGATCAGGCTATCGAATCGCTCTTTAATGAAGCTGTTACCGCCTACATAAATGGAGAAAAGACGAAAGAAAAGGCCCTCGAAGACTTTAAAGCCCAGGTTAAGAACACCTTAGGAATCGATAGCTAG
- a CDS encoding sugar ABC transporter permease encodes MRKPTGIERRLNKYGYIFVLPFILTYATFQLWPTVYTFLIGFSDLKGLRSDFTLIGLANFKKLVGDKYFWESIQNTFIMWTFNFIPQLGIALLFALWFTDDSLRLKYKGLFRTIFYLPNLLSAASVAMLYRSLFGYPNGPINLFLTRMGFWATRVAENGETIKEAFNFFRSVPVSRGIVSYIQWWLWTGHTLIMLMAGITSINPSIFESAMIDGANKTQRAWYITLPLLRPMMLYLLVTSMIGGMQLFEIPFLLTDMRGAPDYKIRTMMVYFYNITFQGANDYAYGAAISIGIFIITIILALAIYFFMLERGKQAHTVEGEK; translated from the coding sequence GTGAGAAAACCAACCGGTATTGAGCGCCGATTAAACAAATATGGATATATTTTTGTTTTACCTTTTATATTGACCTATGCCACTTTTCAATTGTGGCCCACGGTTTATACTTTTTTAATTGGTTTTAGTGATTTAAAGGGTTTACGCTCCGATTTTACTTTAATTGGGTTAGCAAACTTCAAGAAACTGGTAGGTGATAAGTATTTCTGGGAATCAATTCAGAATACGTTTATCATGTGGACCTTTAACTTTATTCCACAGCTTGGTATTGCCCTTTTATTTGCCCTGTGGTTTACCGATGATAGTCTTCGTCTTAAGTATAAGGGGCTTTTTCGGACGATTTTTTATTTGCCAAACCTTTTAAGTGCCGCCTCGGTGGCAATGCTCTATCGAAGCCTTTTTGGATATCCGAACGGGCCCATTAATCTTTTTTTAACCCGGATGGGGTTTTGGGCAACCCGGGTGGCAGAAAATGGAGAAACAATAAAAGAAGCTTTTAATTTCTTTAGAAGCGTGCCTGTTTCTCGGGGTATAGTTTCCTATATCCAGTGGTGGTTGTGGACAGGGCATACCCTTATCATGTTAATGGCCGGTATTACCAGTATCAATCCTTCTATTTTTGAATCCGCCATGATTGACGGGGCGAATAAAACCCAGCGAGCCTGGTATATTACGTTGCCTCTTTTGCGGCCTATGATGCTCTATCTTTTGGTAACCTCGATGATCGGGGGAATGCAGCTTTTTGAAATTCCTTTCTTGCTAACCGATATGCGAGGTGCACCGGATTATAAGATCCGAACGATGATGGTGTATTTTTATAACATTACATTCCAGGGAGCCAATGATTATGCCTATGGAGCGGCTATCTCGATAGGTATATTTATCATAACCATTATTCTGGCACTGGCTATTTACTTTTTTATGCTGGAACGGGGAAAACAAGCCCATACTGTGGAGGGTGAAAAATGA
- a CDS encoding carbohydrate ABC transporter permease, with protein sequence MKPNYRLRGAFTRNAIYLFMFIITLLVIIPIYLMLINATRSNAQINEGISFIPGNNTINNWKNLTNRNFQISQGFGNSLFLAVTTSILTIYFSALTAYALHVYNFKGKAFIWGLILLVMMLPASLPFIGFYQFVARLKLLNSYIPLVLPAIAAPAVVFFIRQYLASVLSFELIDAARIDGAGEFYTFNMVILPVIKPALATQAIFSFIGSWNNFMTPFVLLSNPKKYTLPMLVQMLRGDIYRTEYGSIYLGITVSLVPIIIFYAFMSQYIIAGITMGSLKE encoded by the coding sequence ATGAAACCAAATTACCGTTTGCGAGGTGCCTTTACCAGAAATGCTATCTATCTTTTTATGTTTATTATTACCCTCTTGGTAATTATACCTATCTACCTAATGCTCATTAATGCGACGCGGAGCAATGCCCAGATTAATGAAGGCATTTCTTTTATCCCGGGGAATAATACGATAAATAACTGGAAAAATCTAACCAATCGCAATTTCCAGATTAGCCAGGGGTTTGGTAACAGCCTTTTCCTTGCGGTAACCACGAGTATATTAACTATTTATTTCTCTGCTCTCACCGCCTACGCCTTGCATGTGTATAATTTTAAAGGGAAGGCCTTTATCTGGGGACTCATACTCCTCGTGATGATGCTTCCTGCTTCTCTTCCTTTCATCGGCTTTTATCAATTTGTGGCTCGACTCAAACTGCTCAATAGTTACATTCCTCTTGTGTTGCCAGCTATTGCAGCCCCGGCGGTAGTGTTTTTTATTCGTCAGTATCTGGCATCGGTCCTTTCTTTTGAGCTTATTGATGCGGCCCGCATCGATGGGGCCGGGGAGTTTTATACCTTTAATATGGTCATTCTGCCGGTAATCAAGCCGGCCCTGGCAACCCAGGCAATTTTTAGCTTTATTGGGTCCTGGAACAATTTTATGACTCCCTTTGTCCTTCTTTCTAATCCTAAAAAATATACCCTGCCAATGCTGGTTCAAATGTTGCGAGGAGATATTTACCGTACTGAATATGGGTCTATTTACCTTGGGATTACGGTGTCCCTTGTACCGATTATCATTTTCTATGCTTTTATGTCCCAGTATATCATTGCGGGTATTACGATGGGGAGCTTGAAAGAATAA
- a CDS encoding LacI family DNA-binding transcriptional regulator: MVTIYDIARRLGVSPPTVSKALNNQPDISEETKKRVRQLAEELGYTPNSSARGLITKKTWLIGMIYEEDHLGVGVEHPLFSGIMNAFKNKIEQEGYELLFISKNLGDQQLSYLEHCRYRRVDGVLVLNGNSENLEIKRVIHSSIPVVSANIVFPNVCTVTSDNVTPSREVVRYLYNLGHRRIAHISGPLDYYASAAVERLEGYKLGLKDVGLDYDPALVIHATHWNVTGGYRAMESFLHAQVPFTAIYCGGDVLALGVMKYCQDHGISIPEAFSLVGFDDYEWASYSHPPLTTFRQNRKAIGEAAAESLIKKINGENLPHRILLPVEFIERQSCKKI; this comes from the coding sequence ATGGTCACTATTTATGACATTGCAAGACGTTTGGGGGTATCCCCCCCTACCGTCTCAAAGGCCTTAAACAACCAACCAGACATTAGTGAGGAAACTAAAAAGAGGGTTCGGCAACTGGCGGAAGAATTAGGATATACTCCCAATTCTTCTGCCCGGGGCCTTATTACTAAAAAGACCTGGCTTATCGGGATGATTTATGAGGAGGATCACCTGGGGGTGGGGGTGGAGCATCCTCTATTCTCGGGGATTATGAACGCTTTTAAAAATAAAATTGAACAAGAAGGATACGAACTCTTGTTTATTTCAAAAAATCTGGGAGATCAGCAGCTTTCGTATCTTGAACATTGTCGCTACCGCCGGGTAGATGGGGTGCTCGTTCTTAATGGAAATTCGGAGAATCTTGAAATCAAGCGGGTTATTCACAGTTCTATTCCCGTTGTTTCGGCAAATATTGTTTTCCCCAATGTCTGTACGGTGACTTCTGATAATGTTACTCCCTCCCGCGAGGTGGTGCGCTACCTCTATAATCTTGGGCATCGACGGATTGCCCATATTTCGGGGCCTCTGGATTACTATGCCTCCGCGGCGGTGGAACGTCTTGAAGGATATAAGCTTGGCTTAAAAGATGTGGGGCTTGATTATGATCCTGCCCTGGTTATCCATGCCACCCACTGGAATGTGACAGGGGGCTACCGGGCAATGGAGTCCTTTTTACACGCCCAGGTTCCCTTTACGGCGATTTATTGTGGGGGAGATGTTCTTGCGCTGGGGGTTATGAAATACTGCCAGGATCATGGGATCTCTATCCCCGAGGCTTTTTCCCTTGTAGGTTTTGATGATTATGAGTGGGCGTCCTATAGTCATCCGCCCCTTACGACTTTCCGGCAAAATCGAAAAGCCATTGGGGAAGCTGCGGCGGAGTCGCTTATCAAAAAGATCAATGGAGAAAATCTCCCCCATCGTATTCTGTTACCAGTGGAATTTATCGAACGCCAATCCTGTAAAAAAATTTAA